In the genome of bacterium SCSIO 12827, the window GAAGGCTTCATCGATCTCGCGGTCAGCTATACGCCGCAGCACCGTTCGGGCTTGGTGGTCGAGAAACTGGCCCAGGACAGCCTGGTTCTGGTCTCGACGGAGCCGACGACCCGCGGTCCCTGGGACGCCAGTTACGTGTTCGTCGACTGGGGTGCGGAATTCCGCATGGAACATTTGGATGCTTTCCCTGATCTGGCGGCCCCGGCGCTGGCGGTCAGCTACGGGCCGCTTGCCCAACAGCACATCCTGCGCGCCGGTGGGTCGGCCTACTTGCCGCTGCGCGCCGTGCGTCCGCGCCTGGAGGAAGGTGTGTTTCACCTGGTCGAAGAGGCCCCCGTTTTCCGCCGGCCGATCTTCATTGTGCATTTGGAAGGGGTCGATAATCCGCTGTTTCAGACGGCTGTCGAGGGCCTGCGCAGCGCCGCCCGCGACGAAGCCGGCGACGATGGCGACATCTGATTGGGCACCCGGATTGGGGTGATATCGGCAAATCCCCGCAATCCCTTGATTTTTACCCGGCTAGACGTCATGTTCTGGGGCGTTTCGGCCAAATTATTGGAGTGCTAATGGCGAAAGAAGACGTTTTGGAGTTTACGGGCACGGTGACGGAACTGCTGCCCAACGCCATGTTCCGGGTCAAACTGGACAACGAACACGAAATCCTCGCCCATACGGCGGGCAAAATGCGCAAGCACCGGATCCGGGTGCTTGCTGGCGATCGCGTCAATGTTGAGATGACGCCATACGATCTGACCAAGGGCCGGATCACCTTTCGTTTCAAATAAAGTTTGGCGGACATGCCCATGGCTGGCCGCTTGATTCTCGCCTCGGCGTCGCCCAGGCGGCTGGATCTGCTGTCCCAGGTCGGGATCGCGCCCGCCGCTGTGGTGCCCGCCGACATCGACGAGACGCCGCGCGCGGGCGAGGCGCCGCGTGCGTTGGCGCGCCGTCTGGCCGGGGAAAAGGCCGCCGCCGTGGCGCGCGCCCATCCGGGCGATTTCGTCCTGGGCGCGGACACGGTCGTCGCCTGTGGCCGTCGCTCGCTGCCCAAGCCCGCCGACGAAGCGGAAGCCCGGCGCTGCCTGGACCTGTTGTCCGGGCGCCGGCATCGGGTCATCGGCGGCGTCGCCCTGGTTTGCCCCGGGGGGCGGGTTGTGGTCCGCGATTCGGTGACGGCCGTGCAGTTCAAGCGCCTCAGCCGGGCCGAGGTGGATATGTATCTCGCCTCCGGCGAATGGCGGGACAAGGCCGGCGGCTACGCCATTCAGGGACTTGCCGCGCTGTTCGTCACGGCGATCAACGGTGATTACAACAATGTGGTCGGCTTGCCGCTCGCCCTTACGGCGGCGCTGCTGACCGGCGCCGGGGCATGGTCCCCGGCGGGGAAAGGATAGCCATGCGCGCCGACACGATCCTGATCAATGCCGGGCCGGGCGAGATGCGCGTGGCGCTACTCGCCAAGGGCACGGTGGTCCAGGTTCTGTTCGAACGGGACAGCGACGAAGGCGTCGAAGGGGCGGTGTTCGTCGGTCGCGTGACCGCCATCAACCGCGACCTCAACGCCGCCTTCGTCGATATCGACGGCGACGATCCCGGGTTCCTCGCCGCCGGTGACGCCCGGCAGTCGGGCGACCAGCGCATCAAATCCATCACCGAAGCCGTTGGCGAAGGGGACAAGGTCCTGGTCCAGGCCGACCGCGAAGCCATGGACGGCAAGGGCCCACGCCTGACCTGCCGTTTGGCGCTGACCGGCCGCTTCGTGACCCTGCACCTGGGCGGCGAGGGCATGAAGTTTTCCCGCTTTCTCGCCCCGGCCGAACGCAAGGAACTGGAAATACTTGAGGAAATCCTACCCGGCGATTGCGGACTGACCTTCACCCCCGCCGCCGGCGGGGCCGATATTTCCCAAATCTCCGCCGACCTGGACCGCTTGCTGGCCCTGCGCGACGACGTCGATGCCGCCTTCGAGGATACGGTCAAGGCGCCGGAAGCCCTGTTGGCGCCGCCCGATGCCATCGAACGCGCCCTGACCCTGGCCGGGCCGCGCTGCCGCGTTATTTCCGACGATCCGGAGGCCCTGCGCCTGGTCCGGGAACTGGCCCCCGGCGTAAAGGCCGAGGCCTGGTCCGGCACGGCGCCGCTGTTCGAGGAATTCGGTGTCGAGGAAGCCCTCGACGGTGTGCTGTCGCCGGTGGTGCCCCTGCCCTCAGGCGGCCGGGTGATCATCAGCGAAACCCCGGCGCTCACGGCCATTGACGTCGACACCGGCCAGACCAAGGGCGGGCCGCTTGGTTCCGGCTCGCCTCAGCGCCTGGCGGCCAAGGCCAACCGCGAGGCCGTGACCGCCATCGCCCGCGAACTGCGCCTGCGCAACCTGGCGGGACAGATCGTCATCGATTTCCTGGCCATGAAGGGCAAGAAGGAACGCCTGGAAGTGCTCGCCCAATTGCGCAGCGCGCTTGCCGGCGATCCGGTCGAATGCCATGTCCTGGGCTACACGGGGTTGGGTTTGGTGGAATTGACGCGCCGCCGCCGCGGCCCGTCCCTGACCCGCCTGCTGGCCCGCCCGGGGGGGCTGACGGCCGACCCCACGGCGGCGGGTCTCGCGGCGCTGCGCCGCGCCATCGCGGTGCGGGGGGCGGTGATCCGCATCGCCTGCGCCGCCGACGTGGCCGATGCGCTGGCCGGGCCGCTCAAGGATGCGCTGGACGATGCCAATGCCCGGACCGGCGGGGCAATCCGGGTGGAACGCGACGGCGCTCTCGGCCCCGGCCGGTTCGAGGTTACGGAGGGCTAACGCCATGAGCGAGACGACGGGCGCCAAGGTCGTGCCCCTGAAGCGCAAACCCTGCCCGATCTGCAAGAAGCCGCCAGTCACCGAATTCCTGCCGTTCTGCTCCAAACGCTGTGCCGATATCGACCTCGGCCAATGGCTCGGCGGCGGCTACCGCATTCCGACCAACGAAGGGCCCGAGGATCTGGATGCCGAAGGCGAGTATACCGAGGATTAAACCCTGCGCCCGGCGGCCTGGCGGCGGGGACGCAAGGCCGGAAATACTTGGAAATCCGCGTGAAAATTCCCCACGCACCCGCGCTGGACAGGGCCTCTGATTTCTTCTATAAGCCACGTCTTGCCAACGGGCGGTGGCCTTTCAGGCCGTCGCCGACGCACGGTTTGCCCAGGTAGCTCAGTTGGTAGAGCATCGCACTGAAAATGCGGGTGTCGGTGGTTCAAATCCGCCCCTGGGCACCATTCCCCCCTCAATATATTGATTTATCATTGCGTTTTCGGCGCAGGGCCTCTCCGCGTGCCGCCCGTTATGGGCGCGGGACACGGATAGAACGCCACCTCTGCGCGGTCCGCTAAGGTTAGCGGATCACGCGAGGCGTCATCGTTGGCAAGGTGGTGAGGTTCAGGCCGCCTTGGCCAAGTCGTCGAACAGCTGCGCGTTCGGGCAGAACCAATGATAGTCCTGCGCCCCGTCCAGGCCGGCCAGCCAGGAAAAGCAGGCGTCGGCGTTTTCGCAGGTTCGGCAGCGCGCATTGGCCAGCCGCATGCGTTCTTGCGGCACATGGGCGTCGTTGATGTTGAGGGTTTTCAACGCTTCCACCAGAAGGGGGGATCGGGCGGCCGCGTCGCTTTCAAGAAGATGAACCATGATGATGCTCCTCATCGTTCAGGGTGGTCACTGGGGCCACCCTAGCGACTTGGCATCGGCCCGCATTGATCCAGGTCATCCGCGCCGCCGGTCCGCGCGGCGGGATGAGCTGGGATCGGATGATCGCGTCAGGCGGTGGGCAGCGTCGCCCGCACGGTCGCCGAACGGTCCCACAGGTTCGGCACGCTGGTCGAGGAATAGCCCGAGACGAAGGGTTTGATCTCATTCGTTTCCGGCTTGAACACATGGCGTGAGACCGCGCCGATGTTGGCGCCGTAGACGTGGATGCTGATCGACGGCTTGTCGGCGAAGGAGTTTTCGACGACGTGGATATCGCCGATGGTCGGCGACACGGCCTCGACC includes:
- the infA gene encoding translation initiation factor IF-1; protein product: MAKEDVLEFTGTVTELLPNAMFRVKLDNEHEILAHTAGKMRKHRIRVLAGDRVNVEMTPYDLTKGRITFRFK
- a CDS encoding ribonuclease E/G translates to MRADTILINAGPGEMRVALLAKGTVVQVLFERDSDEGVEGAVFVGRVTAINRDLNAAFVDIDGDDPGFLAAGDARQSGDQRIKSITEAVGEGDKVLVQADREAMDGKGPRLTCRLALTGRFVTLHLGGEGMKFSRFLAPAERKELEILEEILPGDCGLTFTPAAGGADISQISADLDRLLALRDDVDAAFEDTVKAPEALLAPPDAIERALTLAGPRCRVISDDPEALRLVRELAPGVKAEAWSGTAPLFEEFGVEEALDGVLSPVVPLPSGGRVIISETPALTAIDVDTGQTKGGPLGSGSPQRLAAKANREAVTAIARELRLRNLAGQIVIDFLAMKGKKERLEVLAQLRSALAGDPVECHVLGYTGLGLVELTRRRRGPSLTRLLARPGGLTADPTAAGLAALRRAIAVRGAVIRIACAADVADALAGPLKDALDDANARTGGAIRVERDGALGPGRFEVTEG
- the yacG gene encoding DNA gyrase inhibitor YacG produces the protein MSETTGAKVVPLKRKPCPICKKPPVTEFLPFCSKRCADIDLGQWLGGGYRIPTNEGPEDLDAEGEYTED
- the maf gene encoding septum formation protein Maf, whose amino-acid sequence is MPMAGRLILASASPRRLDLLSQVGIAPAAVVPADIDETPRAGEAPRALARRLAGEKAAAVARAHPGDFVLGADTVVACGRRSLPKPADEAEARRCLDLLSGRRHRVIGGVALVCPGGRVVVRDSVTAVQFKRLSRAEVDMYLASGEWRDKAGGYAIQGLAALFVTAINGDYNNVVGLPLALTAALLTGAGAWSPAGKG
- a CDS encoding LysR family transcriptional regulator is translated as MDINLARTFLAICEVGNFVKASERLYVTQSTVSTRVKLLEDLLGQPLFVRTKAGASLTAAGAQFRPFAEKLLQTWEQARHNVGLPTEYSALLTVGAEFTLWERMMVSWMSWVRQALPEVALRAEVGTSDTLMSQVVEGFIDLAVSYTPQHRSGLVVEKLAQDSLVLVSTEPTTRGPWDASYVFVDWGAEFRMEHLDAFPDLAAPALAVSYGPLAQQHILRAGGSAYLPLRAVRPRLEEGVFHLVEEAPVFRRPIFIVHLEGVDNPLFQTAVEGLRSAARDEAGDDGDI